One genomic region from Flagellimonas oceani encodes:
- a CDS encoding NAD(P)/FAD-dependent oxidoreductase, whose translation MGEKKSVVVVGGGIVGLSTAYFLQKEGHRVTVLDKSDITSGASFVNAGYLTPSHIVSLASPGMITQGLKYMFNSSSPFYMKPRLDPDFIRWAWYFKKSSTQSKVDRSMSIIGDINLLSRELYEAIQASGDLGDFQIGQQGLMMVYRTEKARDHEMEVVEKAAKMGLVGKHLSKEELRKIEPNVDINAEGAILWECDRHTTPPLIMKRMVQHLEKTGVDIHKNEAVVDISLSNGKITEVKTANASYKSDEVVFAAGSWTSELSKKINLNLPLQAGKGYRMDVAEPTHITMPTILMEKKIAITPMEGFTRFAGTMEFSGINHTIRKERVEAIAKGAESYYKGLRIPEEAKKNAMCGLRPVSPDGLPYIGKVKNHKNLTIATGHAMMGWSMGPATGKLVTEIITGTKPSMDISPFDPQRKF comes from the coding sequence ATGGGCGAGAAGAAAAGCGTAGTTGTGGTCGGTGGTGGAATTGTGGGATTGTCCACGGCCTACTTTTTACAGAAAGAAGGGCACCGGGTCACCGTATTGGACAAGTCGGACATAACATCGGGAGCCTCATTTGTAAACGCAGGTTATCTTACCCCGAGCCATATTGTTTCCTTGGCCTCACCAGGTATGATCACACAGGGGTTAAAATATATGTTCAATTCCTCCAGTCCATTTTATATGAAACCCAGATTGGACCCCGATTTTATTCGATGGGCATGGTATTTTAAAAAATCATCGACGCAGTCCAAAGTGGACCGCTCCATGTCCATTATTGGTGATATCAACCTATTGAGTCGGGAACTATATGAAGCAATACAGGCTTCGGGCGACTTGGGAGATTTTCAGATAGGCCAACAAGGTTTAATGATGGTGTACCGGACCGAAAAAGCCCGCGACCATGAGATGGAAGTTGTTGAAAAAGCCGCCAAAATGGGTTTGGTGGGCAAGCACCTATCAAAAGAGGAATTGAGAAAAATAGAGCCCAATGTAGATATTAATGCAGAAGGGGCCATACTTTGGGAGTGTGATCGGCATACCACACCACCGTTGATCATGAAAAGAATGGTGCAGCATTTGGAAAAGACAGGGGTTGATATTCATAAAAATGAAGCGGTTGTAGATATATCCTTATCCAACGGAAAAATAACCGAGGTAAAAACAGCAAACGCATCTTACAAATCGGACGAAGTGGTTTTTGCCGCAGGATCTTGGACCTCGGAACTATCCAAAAAAATCAATTTAAATTTGCCATTGCAGGCAGGTAAAGGGTATCGTATGGATGTTGCGGAGCCCACCCATATAACCATGCCTACGATATTAATGGAGAAAAAGATTGCCATTACCCCCATGGAGGGATTCACGCGCTTTGCCGGCACCATGGAATTTTCCGGGATCAACCATACCATTCGCAAGGAAAGGGTAGAGGCGATAGCCAAGGGGGCCGAATCGTACTACAAAGGGCTTCGTATTCCCGAAGAAGCTAAGAAGAATGCCATGTGCGGTCTTCGTCCCGTATCTCCTGACGGGCTTCCCTACATAGGAAAGGTAAAAAACCATAAGAATTTAACCATCGCCACCGGACATGCCATGATGGGATGGAGCATGGGGCCGGCAACAGGGAAATTAGTGACCGAAATTATTACGGGAACCAAACCCTCCATGGATATTTCCCCATTTGATCCACAACGTAAATTTTAA
- a CDS encoding alpha/beta hydrolase, which translates to MSNIEKTVTYSTENTYLTQNELTAKTKKVWLVFHGIGYLSRYFVKYFDGLDPEENYIIVPQAPSKYYLKNEYKYVGASWLTKENTATEIKNVINYVDAVLEAENLPKNVDLILFGFSQGVSVATRWLAHQKISCRQIVLYAGGIPKELTKKDFSFLEYGSTKITVVYGNKDEFITPEKLEKEKIKIDDLFQGHAEIKMFDGGHEVKTELIENLL; encoded by the coding sequence ATGTCCAACATAGAAAAGACCGTTACCTATTCCACTGAAAATACATACTTGACGCAGAACGAATTAACGGCAAAAACCAAGAAGGTTTGGTTGGTCTTCCATGGAATCGGGTATTTGAGCCGCTATTTTGTGAAGTATTTTGATGGTCTCGATCCCGAAGAAAACTACATTATCGTTCCCCAGGCCCCGTCCAAATATTACTTAAAGAACGAATACAAATATGTTGGGGCCAGTTGGCTGACCAAGGAAAATACGGCAACCGAAATCAAAAATGTAATCAACTATGTTGATGCCGTACTTGAAGCTGAAAACCTCCCTAAAAATGTGGACCTTATTTTATTTGGGTTTTCGCAGGGTGTTTCGGTGGCCACAAGATGGTTGGCCCATCAAAAAATATCGTGCCGACAAATTGTTCTTTATGCTGGCGGTATTCCCAAGGAGTTGACAAAAAAAGACTTTTCTTTTTTGGAATATGGTTCAACAAAAATAACCGTGGTTTATGGCAACAAAGATGAATTCATAACACCCGAAAAACTCGAAAAAGAAAAAATAAAGATAGACGACCTGTTTCAAGGACATGCCGAGATTAAAATGTTTGATGGCGGTCACGAGGTAAAAACCGAACTCATAGAAAATCTGCTGTAA
- a CDS encoding chorismate-binding protein: protein MRYPETKNLQEILDRVEASFEEARPFALYRKPNQNEIFGVFQADAKLHYSMDFTEKGFVFAPFDAKSDVVLIHPDELYKGEFNATAPRSEQTISLDESGKNEHIDLIKKGIKEIEKGRLQKVVLSRKIQVPNAKSPIKIFKTLLNTYPNAFGYLFHHPKVGTWCGATPETLVKVTNKKLVTMSLAATLPYIENEKPNWGNKEIEEQQMVSEYIGDKLAHTMERLEIDEAESVRAGNLWHLRSEVRGDMLPDLKIEQVIRALHPTPAVCGIPTTEAHEFIQANENYSRTFYTGFLGELNLQAQGELSLFVNLRCMELDDGTASIFVGGGITEASDPESEWIETQNKSRTMLGIL, encoded by the coding sequence TTGCGCTACCCAGAAACTAAAAATCTACAGGAGATTTTGGATAGGGTGGAGGCCAGTTTCGAAGAAGCCCGGCCTTTTGCGTTGTACAGAAAACCTAACCAGAATGAAATTTTTGGGGTTTTCCAAGCAGATGCAAAGCTGCACTATTCCATGGATTTCACAGAAAAAGGATTTGTTTTTGCTCCGTTCGATGCCAAAAGCGATGTCGTTCTCATTCACCCCGATGAGCTTTACAAAGGGGAGTTCAATGCCACGGCTCCCAGATCGGAACAAACTATTTCTTTGGATGAATCGGGCAAAAACGAGCATATCGATTTGATAAAAAAGGGTATCAAAGAAATCGAAAAGGGAAGACTTCAAAAAGTGGTGCTCTCCAGAAAAATACAAGTGCCCAATGCAAAGTCGCCCATCAAAATATTCAAGACCCTTTTAAATACCTATCCAAATGCATTTGGGTATCTTTTTCATCATCCCAAAGTAGGGACATGGTGCGGCGCAACCCCTGAAACCTTGGTCAAAGTAACGAACAAGAAATTGGTGACCATGTCCTTGGCGGCAACTTTGCCTTATATCGAGAATGAAAAGCCAAACTGGGGCAACAAAGAAATCGAGGAGCAACAAATGGTATCCGAATATATTGGGGATAAATTGGCACACACCATGGAACGCTTGGAAATAGACGAAGCGGAATCCGTTCGGGCCGGAAACCTGTGGCACTTGCGCTCTGAGGTCCGTGGCGATATGCTTCCCGACCTAAAGATCGAGCAGGTTATCCGTGCGCTGCACCCGACTCCTGCCGTATGCGGTATCCCTACAACGGAGGCACATGAGTTTATTCAGGCCAATGAAAATTATAGCAGAACTTTTTACACAGGTTTTTTGGGCGAGTTGAATTTACAGGCTCAAGGAGAGTTGTCGCTCTTCGTAAATCTACGCTGTATGGAACTTGACGATGGTACCGCCTCAATTTTTGTGGGAGGGGGAATTACCGAGGCATCCGACCCGGAAAGCGAATGGATTGAGACTCAAAACAAAAGTAGGACCATGTTGGGAATCTTGTGA
- a CDS encoding SPOR domain-containing protein: protein MPFIEESDLLDLHKDIDKAQIINERLLDQIKFKNKDLRKIKLQRNILLGFVALFVIGTLAITSFTAGLSSKQSFENQSNVLVSLDSLDVIKARIDNLKSQNQELSLVKEFYLAKEFLNKEKIYSVQVKSFVENNVTLASEALTNTLFVKTNPFYAYSLGNFETLEEAQKFRQQLVQMGFQDAFVASYKDGQRIKIEDPY from the coding sequence ATGCCTTTTATTGAAGAAAGCGATTTGTTGGACCTTCATAAGGATATAGACAAGGCCCAGATCATCAACGAGAGACTGCTCGATCAGATAAAGTTTAAAAATAAGGATCTTCGTAAAATTAAGCTTCAACGAAACATTCTCCTTGGTTTTGTGGCCTTGTTCGTGATCGGCACACTCGCCATAACATCCTTTACTGCCGGGCTTAGCAGCAAACAATCTTTTGAGAACCAAAGCAATGTTCTGGTGTCATTGGATAGCTTGGATGTAATCAAGGCACGGATAGACAATCTAAAATCACAGAACCAGGAACTCAGTTTGGTGAAGGAATTTTATTTGGCCAAAGAGTTTTTGAACAAGGAAAAAATCTATTCCGTACAGGTAAAATCCTTTGTGGAAAACAATGTGACCTTGGCCTCTGAGGCGTTGACCAACACACTTTTTGTAAAGACCAATCCATTTTACGCCTATTCCCTCGGTAATTTTGAAACCTTGGAAGAAGCTCAAAAATTTAGACAGCAACTGGTACAAATGGGCTTTCAGGATGCATTTGTGGCATCCTACAAAGATGGTCAACGAATTAAGATAGAAGATCCGTATTAA
- a CDS encoding LytR/AlgR family response regulator transcription factor has product MEHPIKILIVEDNVIIADDMQSMLEEIGYEIVDNVIVYEQAVDVLKNNHVDLVLIDIILASDKTGIDLGKHIRDTYNIPFIFVTSNSDRATVENAKTVKPDGYLVKPFEQQDLYTSIEIALSNFNYEKKGMQKAADDDAADEITSNSILKDSIFVKKQHLYYRIQFTDIQFIKADNVYLEVNTADKKFLVRSPLKDYLEKLPKNKFYRAHKSYIVNVDHIDAINSKDIMINNNLIPISKDFKEFILSSMNS; this is encoded by the coding sequence TTGGAACATCCGATAAAAATTTTGATCGTAGAGGATAATGTCATCATTGCAGATGACATGCAATCCATGTTAGAGGAAATCGGCTATGAGATTGTTGACAATGTCATTGTTTATGAACAGGCCGTTGATGTGTTGAAGAACAACCATGTAGACCTCGTTTTGATAGATATTATTTTGGCCTCGGACAAAACTGGTATTGATCTAGGAAAGCATATACGCGATACGTACAACATCCCGTTCATATTTGTAACATCCAACTCCGACCGTGCCACGGTAGAAAATGCCAAAACGGTAAAACCGGACGGATACTTGGTAAAGCCCTTCGAGCAACAGGACCTGTACACCTCTATAGAGATTGCCCTTTCCAATTTTAATTACGAAAAAAAAGGGATGCAAAAAGCGGCTGATGATGATGCAGCGGACGAAATTACCTCCAATTCCATACTGAAGGATTCTATTTTTGTAAAGAAACAGCATTTGTATTACAGAATACAATTTACTGATATACAATTTATTAAGGCTGATAATGTGTATTTGGAAGTAAATACGGCCGATAAAAAGTTTTTGGTGCGTTCACCGCTCAAGGATTATCTGGAAAAATTGCCCAAGAACAAGTTCTACAGGGCGCACAAATCATATATCGTGAACGTGGACCATATAGATGCCATAAACTCCAAGGATATTATGATCAACAATAACCTTATTCCTATTTCCAAGGATTTCAAAGAATTTATCCTTTCTTCGATGAACAGTTGA
- a CDS encoding M28 family peptidase, whose product MKKISFLMLGLALACNSSQKTVSDTPKPAVDPVPYAETITEEDLKEHLFTYASDEFEGRETGTPGQKKAVEYIKAHYQSLNVPPAQANGNYFQKVPLEVSNVPTGDLSINGTTFELGTDIVTFSTAQGIYDQIVYAGYGIEEGDYSDYNSIDVSGKLVLIKAGEPKKANGNYLLTGTSEKSVWSNMSEAMGKKAALAMEKGAKGILYFDAQNFPRYRGYFQFMQANNSGRMQLAGDNGDELLVILDEKAATAIKNDLGEDDVPKNLQVTIELKITSGNDKIDSENVVAFIKGTDKPDEYVVISSHLDHIGVTADGQINNGADDDGSGTVALLEIAQAFKKAADEGNGPKRSLVFLHVTGEEKGLLGSRYYTDVDPVFPLENTVADLNIDMIGRIDPNYSGARNYLYLIGSDKLSTELHNLSEEVNKKYTNIEFDYTYNDENDPNRFYYRSDHYNFAKNNIPIIFYFNGTHADYHRPSDTPDKINYDLLENRTRLIFYTAWEIANRAERLVVDKATD is encoded by the coding sequence ATGAAAAAAATATCCTTTTTGATGCTGGGGCTGGCCCTTGCATGCAATTCCTCCCAAAAAACAGTTTCCGATACTCCAAAACCAGCTGTTGATCCCGTTCCCTATGCGGAAACGATTACAGAAGAAGACTTAAAAGAACATTTGTTCACCTATGCTTCCGACGAATTCGAAGGAAGGGAGACCGGTACCCCCGGACAAAAAAAGGCAGTGGAATATATTAAGGCCCACTATCAATCTTTAAATGTTCCCCCGGCACAGGCCAATGGCAACTATTTTCAAAAAGTTCCCTTGGAAGTCTCCAATGTACCCACTGGGGACCTTTCCATTAATGGTACAACGTTTGAACTGGGAACGGATATCGTCACCTTTTCCACAGCCCAAGGAATTTACGATCAAATTGTTTACGCCGGTTATGGTATTGAGGAAGGCGATTATTCCGATTACAACAGTATTGATGTTTCTGGCAAATTGGTGCTCATTAAAGCAGGGGAACCAAAAAAAGCCAACGGGAACTATCTGCTGACAGGCACTTCCGAAAAATCCGTTTGGAGCAACATGTCCGAGGCCATGGGCAAAAAAGCTGCCCTTGCCATGGAAAAAGGGGCCAAGGGCATTTTATATTTTGATGCCCAGAATTTTCCGAGATATAGAGGGTACTTTCAATTTATGCAAGCCAACAATAGTGGGCGGATGCAACTTGCTGGAGATAATGGAGATGAACTTCTTGTGATTTTGGATGAAAAAGCAGCCACTGCCATTAAAAATGATCTTGGGGAAGACGATGTTCCAAAAAATCTGCAAGTGACCATAGAACTTAAAATTACCAGCGGCAACGATAAAATTGATTCCGAAAATGTCGTCGCCTTTATAAAGGGCACCGATAAACCTGATGAGTATGTGGTAATTTCTTCGCACCTTGACCATATTGGTGTTACCGCGGACGGGCAAATTAACAATGGGGCCGATGATGATGGTTCTGGAACGGTGGCACTTTTGGAAATTGCCCAAGCCTTTAAAAAGGCCGCAGACGAGGGGAACGGTCCCAAACGCTCTTTGGTATTTTTGCACGTTACGGGAGAAGAAAAGGGACTCTTGGGCTCGAGATATTATACCGATGTCGACCCTGTTTTTCCCTTGGAAAACACCGTGGCCGACCTTAATATTGATATGATTGGACGCATTGACCCGAATTACAGCGGTGCCCGAAACTATTTATATCTTATCGGTTCTGATAAACTGAGTACGGAGTTGCACAATCTTTCCGAAGAGGTAAACAAAAAGTACACCAATATTGAGTTCGATTATACCTATAATGACGAGAACGACCCTAACCGTTTTTACTATCGGAGCGATCACTACAATTTTGCAAAGAACAATATTCCTATCATATTCTATTTTAACGGTACACACGCAGACTATCACAGACCAAGCGACACTCCTGATAAAATAAATTATGATCTTTTGGAAAACCGTACCCGCTTAATTTTTTATACGGCCTGGGAAATTGCCAACAGAGCGGAAAGATTGGTCGTGGATAAGGCCACGGATTAA
- the menD gene encoding 2-succinyl-5-enolpyruvyl-6-hydroxy-3-cyclohexene-1-carboxylic-acid synthase, with protein MMYSDIPTAQTLVLYFKSRGVKNIVISPGSRNAPLTISFTKNPFFNCFSIVDERCAAFFAMGMAQHLQEPVAVLCSSGSALLNFYPAVAEAYYSDIPLIVVSADRPGYRIDIGDGQTIRQENVLEKHIGYSANLKQDVSHAAQTISKYGKTLLESSQNEIQAYNEKEIAKALSVAFDEKYPVHINIPFEEPLYGRVEEPTVKIQDFETPNSKADLEEDWEGLAKIWKESSRKMVLVGVNQPNAIEADVLDMLANDPNTVLFTETTSNLHHPNFFESIDSIIAPIEKSENKEELFQKLRPELLITFGGLIVSKKIKAFLREYKPKQHWHIDTKKANDTFYCLTKHIKTNPNQFFKRMGTNGSGESDFKAFWEQKKDNYERKRMAYLEGIPFSDFTAFDRIIKTIPKGYQVHLANSSTVRYAQLFAMDKSLKVFCNRGTSGIDGSTSTAVGSSIYSKGPTVLLTGDLSFFYDSNALWNRYMRPDFRIVLINNSGGGIFRILPGKEDTEEFETFFETSHELTARHLAEMYGFEHVVVENEAEMEASLESFYSESEKPKIMEVATPRVLNNKILLGYFDFIS; from the coding sequence ATGATGTACTCAGATATACCCACTGCACAGACCTTGGTTTTGTACTTTAAATCTAGGGGTGTCAAAAATATAGTGATCTCTCCGGGGTCCAGAAATGCCCCATTGACCATAAGTTTTACAAAAAATCCGTTTTTCAACTGTTTTAGTATTGTAGATGAGCGATGTGCCGCTTTTTTTGCCATGGGTATGGCGCAGCATTTACAGGAACCCGTTGCCGTACTTTGTTCTTCGGGCAGTGCCTTGCTCAATTTTTATCCCGCAGTGGCAGAGGCCTATTATAGCGATATTCCATTGATCGTGGTATCTGCGGACAGACCCGGTTACCGGATAGATATTGGGGACGGACAAACCATTAGACAGGAGAATGTACTGGAAAAACACATTGGTTATTCCGCCAATTTGAAGCAGGACGTTTCCCATGCCGCGCAGACCATTTCAAAATATGGAAAAACGTTGCTGGAGTCCAGTCAGAATGAAATTCAAGCCTATAATGAAAAGGAAATCGCCAAGGCACTTTCGGTAGCTTTTGATGAAAAATATCCGGTACATATCAATATTCCCTTTGAAGAACCTTTGTATGGAAGGGTAGAGGAGCCTACGGTTAAAATTCAAGATTTTGAAACACCAAATAGTAAGGCTGATCTTGAAGAAGATTGGGAAGGATTGGCAAAAATATGGAAGGAGAGTTCTCGAAAAATGGTTTTGGTCGGCGTCAATCAACCCAATGCCATCGAAGCAGATGTGTTGGATATGCTGGCCAACGATCCCAACACGGTTTTGTTTACCGAGACCACATCGAACCTGCATCACCCTAATTTTTTTGAGAGTATAGACAGTATTATCGCTCCCATTGAAAAATCAGAAAATAAGGAAGAGCTTTTCCAAAAGTTGCGACCTGAACTTTTGATAACCTTTGGCGGTTTGATCGTTTCCAAAAAAATAAAGGCCTTTTTGCGGGAGTATAAGCCCAAACAACATTGGCACATTGATACCAAGAAAGCCAACGATACTTTTTATTGTTTGACAAAGCATATCAAGACCAATCCCAATCAGTTTTTTAAAAGGATGGGCACAAATGGTTCGGGCGAGAGTGATTTTAAAGCGTTTTGGGAGCAGAAAAAAGATAACTACGAAAGAAAACGCATGGCCTATTTGGAGGGAATCCCTTTTTCGGATTTCACTGCTTTCGATCGTATCATAAAAACCATACCCAAAGGGTATCAGGTACATTTGGCCAATAGTTCTACGGTTAGGTATGCCCAGCTTTTCGCCATGGATAAATCCTTGAAAGTATTTTGTAACAGGGGCACGAGCGGTATCGATGGATCTACTTCTACGGCTGTGGGCAGTTCCATTTACAGTAAGGGGCCCACAGTTTTATTAACAGGCGATTTGAGTTTTTTTTATGACAGCAATGCTTTGTGGAACAGATATATGCGTCCAGATTTCAGGATAGTGCTCATCAACAATTCCGGTGGCGGTATTTTTAGGATCTTGCCGGGAAAAGAGGATACCGAAGAATTTGAGACCTTTTTTGAGACCAGCCATGAATTAACTGCACGGCATTTGGCGGAGATGTATGGATTTGAACATGTCGTGGTAGAAAATGAAGCGGAAATGGAAGCATCATTGGAGAGTTTTTACTCGGAATCGGAAAAACCAAAAATCATGGAAGTCGCCACACCACGGGTTTTGAACAATAAAATTTTGCTTGGGTACTTCGATTTTATATCTTAG
- a CDS encoding DUF2853 family protein yields MSKRDELIEKYAADIKSKFGQTPDMDLLTKVAIGLGPAIYNLDASKVSGSDEKELETVKNNFLIKKLGLAETPALMESINSVIDAYGKSEKNKHRAVIYYMLTKHFGKESVYN; encoded by the coding sequence ATGAGCAAAAGAGACGAATTGATCGAAAAGTACGCAGCCGACATCAAAAGCAAATTTGGGCAAACTCCGGATATGGATTTGTTGACTAAAGTAGCCATTGGTCTGGGGCCTGCCATTTATAACTTGGATGCTTCCAAGGTTTCCGGTTCCGACGAAAAGGAATTGGAAACGGTAAAAAACAATTTTTTGATCAAAAAATTGGGCTTGGCCGAGACGCCTGCTTTGATGGAATCCATCAATAGCGTAATAGACGCCTACGGAAAATCAGAAAAAAACAAACATCGTGCGGTCATTTATTATATGTTGACAAAGCACTTTGGAAAGGAATCGGTTTATAATTAA
- a CDS encoding PaaI family thioesterase → MNEHKEKILSVCNEICKGTLMETLDITYIDVGENFLLAKMPVTPKVHQPDGVLHGGASVALAESVGSAASYIFLDRQNFSVRGIEIAANHVRSIKEGFVYAKASILHKGRTTQLWEIRITDEEDRLISNCKLTTIALPRN, encoded by the coding sequence ATGAACGAGCATAAAGAGAAGATTCTGTCCGTTTGCAATGAAATTTGTAAGGGCACATTGATGGAGACATTGGACATAACCTATATTGATGTCGGCGAAAATTTTCTCTTGGCCAAAATGCCCGTTACGCCAAAAGTTCACCAGCCCGACGGCGTTCTGCATGGCGGGGCATCTGTTGCACTTGCCGAAAGTGTGGGGAGTGCGGCATCCTATATTTTCTTGGACAGACAGAATTTTTCTGTGCGTGGTATCGAAATTGCTGCCAACCATGTGCGTTCCATAAAAGAAGGTTTTGTGTATGCGAAAGCATCCATTTTGCACAAAGGCAGAACCACCCAATTATGGGAGATACGAATCACCGATGAGGAGGATCGTTTGATCTCCAACTGTAAACTGACGACCATTGCGCTACCCAGAAACTAA
- the menA gene encoding 1,4-dihydroxy-2-naphthoate octaprenyltransferase: MGNTKAWIQAARLRTLPLSLSGIIVGTGLAVIEGEFDVKIFVLALLTTVGFQVTSNFANDYGDGVKGTDNEDRIGPARAIQSGSITRSALKKGIVVSIIVSMLIALALIYSAFGMDNFPFVLLFFMLGLLSIWASIKYTVGANAYGYRGLGDLFVFLFFGLLGVLGSMFLYTKSLGWSSVLPAVAIGFLCVAVLNLNNLRDVVSDKKHGKITMVVKMGFNKGKRYHTFLILASFFCFLAFIWVEDFGWKQSFFLLAFVPLLIHLRKVIQTHNPGSLDVELKKVALSTFLLAILFLISVNIFL, encoded by the coding sequence TTGGGAAACACAAAGGCTTGGATACAAGCCGCTAGACTCCGCACACTGCCGTTATCATTATCCGGAATTATTGTTGGTACCGGATTGGCCGTTATAGAAGGCGAATTTGATGTCAAAATATTTGTTTTGGCCTTGTTGACCACTGTAGGTTTTCAGGTCACCTCCAACTTTGCCAACGATTATGGCGATGGGGTAAAGGGAACCGATAACGAAGATCGGATCGGTCCCGCTCGTGCCATTCAAAGTGGTTCCATTACCCGAAGTGCACTAAAAAAGGGAATTGTTGTATCCATTATTGTTAGCATGTTGATTGCCCTTGCATTGATTTACTCAGCCTTTGGAATGGACAACTTTCCCTTTGTCCTATTGTTTTTTATGCTGGGATTGTTGAGTATTTGGGCATCCATAAAGTATACTGTCGGTGCCAATGCCTACGGGTATAGGGGACTTGGAGATTTGTTCGTATTCCTCTTTTTTGGCCTCTTGGGGGTTCTTGGGAGTATGTTCCTATATACGAAATCGTTGGGATGGAGCTCGGTTTTGCCCGCCGTGGCCATTGGTTTTTTATGTGTTGCCGTACTTAACCTCAATAATCTGAGGGATGTGGTATCGGACAAGAAGCACGGTAAGATAACCATGGTGGTGAAGATGGGGTTCAATAAAGGGAAACGGTACCATACATTTTTGATATTGGCGTCGTTTTTTTGCTTTTTGGCATTTATATGGGTAGAGGATTTTGGCTGGAAACAATCATTTTTTCTTTTGGCATTCGTACCATTATTGATCCATTTACGAAAAGTGATCCAGACCCATAATCCCGGGAGTTTGGATGTGGAATTAAAAAAAGTTGCACTCAGCACTTTTCTATTGGCGATATTATTCTTAATTTCTGTTAATATTTTTTTGTAA
- a CDS encoding S1 RNA-binding domain-containing protein has translation MIELGNYNTLKVLRSTSIGLFLGDDEGTEILLPNKYVPEDFEIDQEMEVFCYLDNAERPISTTLRPKIIRNGFANLKVVEVGAYGAFMDWGLEKHLLVPFREQSQRMEEGHSYIVHCYMDEESMRLTGSSRVDKFLSNENVAYEQNDEVDLLVHRKTPLGWEAIVDERHKGLIFDSDIFKPLRTGDSLKGFIKNVRDDKKLDISLQPIGAKVLEPTAKMILDKLVQNEGFLPLHDKSSPDDIMNTLHMSKKAFKKGVGILYRQRKINIQDDGIHLLQ, from the coding sequence ATGATTGAATTGGGAAACTACAACACCCTTAAGGTGCTCAGGAGCACCAGTATAGGACTTTTTTTGGGAGATGATGAGGGCACGGAAATACTTTTGCCGAACAAATATGTGCCCGAGGATTTTGAAATTGACCAAGAAATGGAAGTGTTCTGTTACTTGGACAATGCGGAACGTCCGATTTCGACCACTTTAAGGCCCAAGATTATCCGAAACGGATTTGCCAATTTAAAAGTAGTGGAAGTGGGCGCTTATGGGGCTTTTATGGACTGGGGACTGGAAAAACACCTGCTTGTACCCTTTAGGGAACAGTCCCAACGAATGGAGGAAGGCCACAGTTATATTGTTCATTGTTATATGGATGAGGAGAGTATGCGTCTTACGGGATCCAGTAGGGTGGATAAATTTTTGTCCAACGAGAACGTAGCATACGAACAGAATGATGAAGTCGACCTTTTGGTGCACCGTAAAACACCTTTGGGTTGGGAGGCTATTGTGGACGAACGACATAAAGGACTCATATTTGACAGCGATATTTTTAAGCCATTGCGCACAGGGGATAGCCTCAAAGGATTTATAAAGAATGTAAGGGACGATAAAAAATTGGATATTTCACTGCAGCCCATTGGAGCCAAAGTGCTGGAGCCAACAGCCAAAATGATTTTGGATAAGCTTGTACAAAACGAAGGATTTTTACCATTGCACGATAAATCATCACCAGATGACATTATGAATACCCTGCACATGAGCAAAAAAGCGTTCAAAAAAGGAGTGGGGATTTTGTACCGACAGCGTAAAATAAATATTCAGGATGATGGTATCCATTTATTACAATAA